A stretch of Henckelia pumila isolate YLH828 chromosome 4, ASM3356847v2, whole genome shotgun sequence DNA encodes these proteins:
- the LOC140863868 gene encoding probable E3 ubiquitin-protein ligase RHC2A — protein MSMSSTYWCYRCNRFVRVSAQDSVTCPDCSGGFVEEVDNPARSSLSDSRRRRFPAAAMYMMRTPDSGSGSGSGSSPRLRRSRRNGGDRSPFNPVIVLRGPNNSRAGDEAAAGGGRGFELYYDDGAGSGLRPLPATMSEFLLGSGFDRLLDQLAQIEANGLARIDSNPPASKAAIESMPTVEIADQHIAVESYCAVCKEAFELGSEARLMPCNHLYHQDCILPWLTLKNSCPVCRHELPTENESSSGNSDTSEVNRAVSEVGNDDETVGLTIWRLPGGGFAVGRFSGGRRGGERELPVVYTEMDGGFNSNGVPRRISWGSRGNVSRERSGLRRFFNNLFSCFGRRGSANSNASLDSTTSRRSGLLPSVLSSSSSRHRGGWGLEVDDGSDRRW, from the coding sequence ATGTCGATGTCTTCGACCTATTGGTGTTACAGATGCAACCGATTTGTTAGGGTTTCGGCCCAAGATTCGGTCACTTGCCCGGATTGCAGTGGCGGTTTTGTGGAGGAGGTTGATAACCCAGCTCGATCTTCGCTCTCCGACTCGCGGCGACGCCGTTTCCCGGCGGCCGCCATGTACATGATGCGAACGCCAGATTCGGGATCTGGTTCGGGGTCGGGCTCGAGCCCGAGGCTGAGGCGGAGCCGTAGGAACGGGGGCGACAGGTCGCCGTTCAACCCGGTTATTGTTCTTCGTGGGCCCAATAACAGCCGAGCGGGGGATGAGGCTGCCGCGGGTGGTGGTCGGGGATTCGAATTGTACTATGATGATGGGGCCGGTTCGGGTTTGAGACCATTGCCGGCTACCATGTCTGAGTTCCTACTCGGGTCTGGTTTTGACAGGTTGCTTGATCAGTTGGCTCAAATTGAGGCAAATGGGCTTGCTAGAATTGATAGTAATCCGCCTGCTTCCAAGGCGGCAATCGAATCGATGCCCACTGTGGAGATAGCTGACCAGCATATAGCGGTAGAATCGTATTGTGCGGTTTGTAAAGAAGCTTTCGAGCTGGGAAGTGAGGCTCGCCTCATGCCCTGCAACCATTTGTACCATCAAGATTGCATTTTGCCGTGGCTTACTTTGAAAAATTCCTGTCCCGTTTGTAGACATGAGTTGCCAACAGAAAACGAGAGTAGTAGCGGTAATTCGGATACAAGTGAAGTGAATAGAGCTGTGAGTGAGGTGGGGAATGACGATGAGACTGTAGGACTGACTATATGGAGATTACCAGGCGGAGGGTTTGCTGTTGGGAGATTTTCCGGTGGGAGAAGAGGCGGCGAAAGGGAACTACCGGTGGTTTACACGGAAATGGATGGTGGCTTCAATAGCAATGGTGTTCCTAGGAGGATCTCGTGGGGTTCTAGAGGGAATGTATCGAGGGAGAGGAGTGGGTTGAGGCGGTTCTTTAATAATCTGTTTTCTTGTTTTGGTCGAAGGGGGTCGGCCAACTCTAATGCTAGCTTGGACTCTACCACGAGTCGAAGAAGTGGCTTGTTGCCTTCGGTTTTGAGCTCCTCATCCAGTCGGCACAGAGGAGGATGGGGTTTGGAAGTTGATGATGGGAGTGACAGGAGATGGTGA